TTTTATGTTCCGGGATTTGATCTTTATTCAAATCCCAAAGTGCAAATTGAGAATGAATGTGCTGCTTTGCGGGAGACTGTTTGCAGCCAACAAGAAAAAATACAGGATTTGCATGCAGAATTGGAGAAGGAGAGAAATGCGTCATCCTCGGCGGCAACCGAGGCGATGTCGATGATATTGAAGTTGGAGAAACAGAAGGCAGAGATCCAAATGGAGGCAAGCCAATTCAAGCGTTTTGCAGAGGAGAAAATGGCACACGATCAGGAGGAGATACATGTCTTGGAGGATCTTTTATATAAGAAAGACCAGTCTGTTCAATCTCTTACTTGTGAAGCCTTGGCTTACAAGCATAGGATGATGAGTTACGGGCTTACAGAGGCCGAGGCTGAAGGTGACAAGGATGGAGAGATTCGGAATCTGGGCATGGCTGAGGACTTTGATGCGCAAGTTGATCTTCCCGAATATGATTATCCCCAACTCAAGTGCAATATGAATGAGAATCCTGGTGATGATGCTGAAGATGTTGAGAAATATGCATTCGGAGAGACCCCCCATGCTCGAGATCAGTTGAGGAATTTGGAACAAAGGATCTTCCAAGTTGAGAGGAGTTCTGGCGGTAGTCAGCTGGATGGAGGATGTTCCGGAACAAAGCATGTTTTCGAGAAGGTGATTGTCGGTCACTCTCCTAGGCGAACAAGACATTCGAGAAGGTTTTCGATCGATAGTTACAATTCCTTGTTGGCAAAAGAGACGGCTTCAGAGTTTACAATCGATTCTCCCAGGTTTCACATTGGTTCTCCCAGGTTTAATGCTAGCCACAAGAAGATGGAGTTCATTTCAAGGATGGATGAGATTTCCAGCTCCAAAAGAATGGATAATGCTTCTGAAGTTGGAGACGATACAAGTGACAGAGTTTATACGATTGATCCTGTCCATAATGGGGCCGTATATAATGAAACTCTTGACTCTAAACCTGGAGTTGGAATTACCGATGAGTATGCATCCACTCCAAGGGGGCAAATTAACCTGCCTGATGCCTGTGATCCTGATATCAAGAAGCTCTACACCAGGCTTCAGGCCCTTGAGGCTGACAGGGAATCAATGAGACAAGCATTGTTATCAATGCGAACTGACAAAGCACAGTTAGTTTTATTGAAAGAAATAGCTCAACATTTGTCCAAGGAAATGCCATCAAATAGACAAGATGTTGTGGCAAAGTCATCTATTCTTGGTAGCTTGCCATTCATGACAGTCTTTAAGGTAAAATCTTCGTTAAGCTAATATGCCTTTTCTGTATATATTTTCTAGCACCCATGGTGTATATATTTTTGCATCGTTTGATTTCATTTtgctttgaaattttacaaagtaatttggCTGCAATTCTCTTATCTTTCATCCTTTGTTGAATCAAAAAGTTTGCCAGCCATTTAATATCAACGCCGCTCTTTACTTGTTGGAAGCATCATGAGCATGTGATCATGTTTCATCAATAGAGCAATACTATATGTTATCCATAAGCTAAACATCCTTGTATTTCCTTTGATGTATTTCCACATTGCCACTCAAACTTAATTGTGCATTGATCTTTTTTATTTTCCAGTGGATTTTATCCTTGATTGTCTGGAGGCGGAAAGCTCGCCGAAGCAAGTAAGGAGAATTTTTGTTATATGCATAGAGATGCTGGTGTAGAGAGAGAGCATGAACTTAGATACATAATTTTATATATCGTGATCTGTTTGTTAAGAAGTGACATTCAAAAGTTTAGCATCATATTATATCCTGGGTTTGATTCGTTTTTGTTTCATGTTTCTTCATCGATCATGATATAGGTGCCTGTATGGATTATCAC
This window of the Gossypium hirsutum isolate 1008001.06 chromosome A09, Gossypium_hirsutum_v2.1, whole genome shotgun sequence genome carries:
- the LOC107889461 gene encoding myosin-binding protein 7; this encodes MESEIFSPPRDLVKCCDCACPTCSLIGKPSSTWFRSVKRKYDEFETGDRFYVPGFDLYSNPKVQIENECAALRETVCSQQEKIQDLHAELEKERNASSSAATEAMSMILKLEKQKAEIQMEASQFKRFAEEKMAHDQEEIHVLEDLLYKKDQSVQSLTCEALAYKHRMMSYGLTEAEAEGDKDGEIRNLGMAEDFDAQVDLPEYDYPQLKCNMNENPGDDAEDVEKYAFGETPHARDQLRNLEQRIFQVERSSGGSQLDGGCSGTKHVFEKVIVGHSPRRTRHSRRFSIDSYNSLLAKETASEFTIDSPRFHIGSPRFNASHKKMEFISRMDEISSSKRMDNASEVGDDTSDRVYTIDPVHNGAVYNETLDSKPGVGITDEYASTPRGQINLPDACDPDIKKLYTRLQALEADRESMRQALLSMRTDKAQLVLLKEIAQHLSKEMPSNRQDVVAKSSILGSLPFMTVFKWILSLIVWRRKARRSKCLYGLSPNNVGLLMLLDKGPRLRQWRCISSTQV